The proteins below come from a single Osmerus mordax isolate fOsmMor3 chromosome 3, fOsmMor3.pri, whole genome shotgun sequence genomic window:
- the LOC136940291 gene encoding parvalbumin-7-like isoform X1 encodes MQMKSLLSSRSKMALNSILSADDIKKALAAFAAAESFDHKKFFEMVGLKAKSADDVKKVFLVLDADNSGFIEEKELKTVLKEFSPEGRELTDKETKAFLQAADKDGDGKIGIEEFTALVHQ; translated from the exons ATGCAAATGAAGAGTTTACTAAG ttCCAGAAGCAAGATGGCCCTGAACAGTATCCTCAGCGCTGATGACATCAAGAAAGCCCTGGCAGCATTTGCAG ctgcTGAATCCTTCGACCATAAGAAGTTCTTTGAGATGGTGGGTCTGAAGGCCAAGTCAGCTGATGATGTTAAGAAGGTTTTCCTGGTACTGGATGCTGACAACAGCGGCTTCATAGAGGAGAAGGAGCTCAA aACCGTACTGAAGGAATTTTCCCCTGAGGGAAGGGAACTGACCGATAAGGAAACCAAAGCATTCCTTCAGGCAGCCGACAAAGATGGAGATGGCAAGATTGGCATTGAAG AGTTCACTGCCCTGGTGCACCAGTAA
- the LOC136940291 gene encoding parvalbumin-7-like isoform X2, with amino-acid sequence MALNSILSADDIKKALAAFAAAESFDHKKFFEMVGLKAKSADDVKKVFLVLDADNSGFIEEKELKTVLKEFSPEGRELTDKETKAFLQAADKDGDGKIGIEEFTALVHQ; translated from the exons ATGGCCCTGAACAGTATCCTCAGCGCTGATGACATCAAGAAAGCCCTGGCAGCATTTGCAG ctgcTGAATCCTTCGACCATAAGAAGTTCTTTGAGATGGTGGGTCTGAAGGCCAAGTCAGCTGATGATGTTAAGAAGGTTTTCCTGGTACTGGATGCTGACAACAGCGGCTTCATAGAGGAGAAGGAGCTCAA aACCGTACTGAAGGAATTTTCCCCTGAGGGAAGGGAACTGACCGATAAGGAAACCAAAGCATTCCTTCAGGCAGCCGACAAAGATGGAGATGGCAAGATTGGCATTGAAG AGTTCACTGCCCTGGTGCACCAGTAA
- the baiap2l2a gene encoding BAR/IMD domain-containing adapter protein 2-like 2, with product MSGLNSDQLHRSTLAVYASLTDQFNPSLQKLVSLGNNYIQAFHALAATSETYFSALAKIGEQALHTLSSRPIGDVLLQISENQRRLTSELEGVFCWFQHELIQEMDNNVKLDKDYISNSRRRYEMEVRSQASGLERQLRRGAHQDGSEYISFLRESQREALREEERRYRFLAEKHCDLTQSFILLMNKTGVPLQQTADDWKDQVDATRGPRAGSSPHLEQDSKVGMREEERWSRREDQPLGRVPSRGPSPQGSRSRAGSVGDSLGLGGGRAMRALVAHPASSNPTLLAFSRGELISVLVPAPRNGWLYGRAESSLSLGWFPATYVQPLEEAPRQPSSSSGSTLRSSSSMSNLLDHSGGSNHGGGPPPPPPLPNRQTEMHPITPTHERRTESLSNKKRPEKSGHPPELFPKGTNPFATVKLKPTSTNDRSAPKLRR from the exons ATGTCAGGCCTGAACAGCGACCAGCTCCACCGCTCCACGCTAGCGGTATATGCG AGCCTGACGGATCAGTTCAATCCAAGCCTGCAGAAGTTAGTGTCTCTGGGGAACAACTACATCCAGGCTTTCCATG ctcttGCAGCCACTAGTGAGACCTACTTCAGCGCTCTGGCTAAGATAGGAGAGCAGGCCTTGCACACCCTGTCCTCACGGCCCATCG gagatGTCCTGCTTCAGATCTCTGAGAACCAGAGGAGGCTCACATCAGAGCTGGAGGGAGTT TTTTGCTGGTTCCAGCATGAGCTCATCCAGGAGATGGACAACAATGTGAAGTTGGACAAGGACTACATCTCA AACAGTAGGAGGCGCTATGAGATGGAGGTACGAAGCCAGGCGAGCGGTCTAGAGAGACAGTTGAGGAGAGGAGCCCATCAG gacgGCAGTGAGTACATCAGCTTCTTGAGAGAGAGTCAGCGAGAGGCTTTacgggaggaggagcggaggtaTCGCTTCCTGGCTGAGAAACACTGTGATCTCACCCagtccttcatcctcctcatgaataag aCAGGGGTTCCTCTCCAGCAGACAGCTGATGACTGGAAGGACCAGGTGGATGCCACGAGGGGCCCGCGGGCcggctcctcccctcacctggagcaggacagcaag gtggggatgagggaggaggagcggtgGAGTCGCAGGGAGGACCAGCCCTTGGGAAGAGTGCCCTCTAGAG gTCCCTCCCCCCAGGGCAGTCGCTCCCGTGCTGGCTCGGTGGGGGACTCCCTGggcctgggaggagggagagccatGAGGGCTCTGGTGGCCCACCCTGCCTCGTCCAACCCCACCCTGCTGGCCTTCTCCAGGGGGGAGCTGATCAGCGTGCTGGTCCCTGCGCCCAGGAACGGCTGGCTGTACGGCCGCGCTGAGAGCAGCCTCAG CCTGGGCTGGTTCCCGGCCACCTACGTGCAGCCTCTGGAGGAGGCACCCAGGCAGCCCAGCTCCAG TAGCGGCTCCACCCTCAGAAGCAGTAGTAGCATGAGCAACCTGCTTGACCACTCAGGAGGCAGTAACCATGGAGGAGGcccgcccccacctccacccttacCCAATAGGCAGACAGAAATGCATCCAATCACGCCCACCCATGAAAGAAGGACAGAGTCACTCTCAAACAAGAAG AGACCTGAGAAGTCCGGACATCCACCAGAACTCTTCCCCAA AGGCACCAACCCTTTTGCCACAGTCAAGCTGAAGCCGACATCAACCAATGATAGATCAGCCCCGAAACTCCGTCGGTGA
- the LOC136940292 gene encoding parvalbumin-7-like: MAMNSILNADDIKKALAAFAAADSFNHKKFFEMVGLKAKSADDVKKVFLVVDADSSGFIEENEMKTLLKRFSPEGRDLSDKETKAFIQAADTDGDGKISIDEFTALVHQ; this comes from the exons ATGGCCATGAACAGTATCCTCAACGCTGATGACATCAAGAAAGCCCTGGCAGCATTTGCAG ctgcTGATTCCTTCAACCATAAGAAGTTCTTTGAGATGGTGGGTCTGAAGGCCAAGTCAGCTGATGATGTTAAGAAGGTCTTCCTGGTTGTGGATGCTGACAGCAGCGGCTTCATAGAGGAGAACGAGATGAA AACTTTACTGAAGAGATTTTCCCCAGAGGGGAGGGACCTGAGCGATAAGGAAACCAAAGCATTCATACAGGCAGCCGACACGGATGGAGATGGCAAGATTTCTATCGATG AGTTCACTGCCCTGGTGCACCAGTAA